The window CGACTCGGTTAAGGGAAAGCGCCGAGATGACGGGCTTTCTGCTGCCGCCCGCAAGCAGAGGTagccccagggaggggagggaaggggaggggaagggtgaGACCTGGGTTAGACCGAGGGTTGTACCAGGAAAGAGAGCTACCTCAGGGTTTACATCTGGACTAGTGAGGGGCAGAGTGCATTGCTTCCTCTAGGGTTTTATTTGCTCCCTACCCTCCAAATTGTTAGCTCAACAGCCTGACAGGAAGGGACTGGGGCGGGTGCCTGCCCTCGGCTGATTTCTGAGTGCCCCTGAGTCTGACCTTAAGGGCAAGGGCAGGGAGCTTCACATTTCAAATGCGGTAGTGGTTATGACAGCACGGTACTTAAAGCCCTCTTTGGTGTTCAGtttctcctcccttttcccaACCTTCTCACTGGTGTTGCTGGGTGTGGTACTCAGCAAAGAATAGCCTTTGGGCCTCTGTGGCCAGACTTCTGACCCCTTAGGCAACAGCCAGATAGAGCCTGATTGCCTTTTAAGCCTcagctctcttcctcttgttctcctAGGGTGGGAATACAGCAGGCACACGCTGAATTTTGTCCCATCCACTTCCATCTTATCCTTTGTGCCCTTCATCCCCCTGCATCTTGTCCTTTTTGCCCTCTGGTACCTCCCAGTGCCCCATCATCTCTACCCCCAGGGACTCGGAGATCATGCAGCAGAAGCAGAAAAAGGCAAACGAGAAGAAGGAGGAACCCAAGTAGCTTTGTGGCTTCGTGTCCAACCCTCTTGCCCTTCGCCTGTGTGCCTGGAGCCAGTCCCACCACGCTCGCGTTTTCTCCTGTAGTGCTCACAGGTCCCAGCACCGATGGCATTCCCTTTGCCCTGAGTCTGCAGCGGGTCCCTTTTGTGCTTCCTTCCCCTCAGGTAGCCTCTCTCCCCCTGGGCCAcgcctgggggtgagggggttaCCACTTCCCAGTGTTTTTTATTCCTGTGGGGCTCACCCCAAAGTATTAAAAGTAGCTTTGTAATTTCTTGAGCGCCTGGTTTGACTGGGGAttggggggatggggatggaggaaTGGCTGCCCTTTACCACCAAAAAGGGAGAgaacttcagattttaaaaggtGGTAGATAAGTAGACTAAGTGAAACATCGcagaaaaattctttattttactacAACAAACAGACAAGTACTCCAGGTATGTGGTAGAGGAATCCTCTAAGAACATAGGAActtcttttctgtgatttttgtccCCCACCCAGACCTTGAACACCATCCCAAGGATGGAGTTGAAGGTCTAAGAAGGAAGGCTTCAGGACCTAAGTTTATGCccctctttctcatttcttcctcattttgctCGCCTGCTTGAAAGTTGGCTCCCAAATCCTGGTGCTCACTGACTTCCCACAGTCAGCTACTCTCTAGTGTTCACATTCTCTTCTGTCATTCTTCATGGAATGAGGGTGGTTTTTGTCTTCCTACTTCCTTTGACCTCAAGATCAGGATTAAAACCTAAGGTGGTCTCTGtatattcctttctttctgtgtcctggTTTGTTCTGGGCTGCTTATCTCCCTGTGCCCAGGGCTGAactgcttattttcctttttatctccaAGGGCAAAACCAAGTAAGTCTTCAGTCCCTGTTGGTCTTTCCCTGCCCCCATCTCCACCATGAGAGCCAGGAAAGGGCTGGTGCCGCACTGTCTGCTGGGATCAGCAGTGGTTCCTGAGCTGCTGACTTGGAAATTAGGTTCTTGAGCTGGGGTAAAGATGTAACGGTAGCTCCAGTGAGTCAGACACTGCCCATAGCATTAGAGTATGTAAGGCCACTTTATCCTATTCAAACATAGTACTGACTTCAGtctaaagggaaataaatgccaGTTGTGTCCTTGAGGTATCTGCTGGGCTGGACAGTTCCTGAGTCAAGACTAGGAGTATGACCTCAAGGGAATCCCTGTTTGTTAATAGTACCTACACTGAATATTTGTTATCTTGCAGTACTTATGCGATGGCAGTGTGGCCTGAAAGTAGGAGGTGGCTGGCG of the Canis lupus familiaris isolate Mischka breed German Shepherd chromosome 30, alternate assembly UU_Cfam_GSD_1.0, whole genome shotgun sequence genome contains:
- the SERF2 gene encoding small EDRK-rich factor 2 isoform 1 (isoform 1 is encoded by transcript variant 1): MTRGNQRELARQKNMKKQSDSVKGKRRDDGLSAAARKQSAPSSLPPGTRRSCSRSRKRQTRRRRNPSSFVASCPTLLPFACVPGASPTTLAFSPVVLTGPSTDGIPFALSLQRVPFVLPSPQVASLPLGHAWG
- the SERF2 gene encoding small EDRK-rich factor 2 isoform 2 (isoform 2 is encoded by transcript variant 2), with protein sequence MTRGNQRELARQKNMKKQSDSVKGKRRDDGLSAAARKQRDSEIMQQKQKKANEKKEEPK